In Drosophila bipectinata strain 14024-0381.07 chromosome 2R, DbipHiC1v2, whole genome shotgun sequence, one genomic interval encodes:
- the mim gene encoding uncharacterized protein mim isoform X15: MDLSLERDSSALGSLFQQIINDMKNTSPLWEDFVAKAGKLHTCLRAAIQAIAAYLDAFQKIADAATNSRGASKEIGTALTRVCLRHKAVETRLKTFTTAIMDCLVQPLQERIEDWKRTVATIDKDHAKEYKRCRSELKKRSSDTLRLQKKARKGQTDGLQSLMDSHMQDVTLRRAELEEVEKKSLRAAMVEERLRYCSFVHMLQPVVHEECEVMSELGHLQEAMQSIALVTKDPSVLPQASEELIHDAKASINLYPESPGGGSGSQGGGCSNSLGSRKSSVCSISSINSSGSSNSPGHHHYPRSLSQFVTPAIRLKPGESSDSGFCSSPALTTQTSNATNQTANVSTWPPHTQDAVDSLPPTADRPHTISTAYEKGHQRPPLTVYTFQNPETIPESTTGLNNGQPPANGQPSSGQTTPATQKSPAASLSRPPLPVRCSSLERPLSAQSNHRQGSGSNLLQRQCPSPIPAHITKELSAAHHAQQQQHQQLQQQQQPQPTPPTYVNMSELANMAAMKLTNHQNQNQNQQQPPPLKQQSSIDSISSQHSNDSTGSHQLLQQQQQHQHMPQQPNHHSASATATRSHSISSTASSLHSHPSIDSTVACGSLVGQHNHSTSTNTNTTTTSPSSGCSTPQNHYSPLLTNSPTSTAAGTPSGSSIGTGAGLGFVYQVSSPTPPSSEVLKITEQGTGSGQASVNTDGEEETDERSRASVLQKASMFEKAAAAAAVSPPAPAPVAAPTASVVGPAGGRRSEAEQQEMGGAGGGGGSTRIARRSSINQAKPPPPVRRSSSVTPSPNASVGLKQPQQPEHLHLHHHHQQLSSSSEHLPPPPAFLLDSMPQSPPPAAMPSSALKVSETVRALAALRHQPASPVALRRMQQQQQHQQQQQQQQQQPFLQPMHPSPSNDDLSYEVYYDSYLDLHAYAPSQQQQYHQQQQQHQQHLMYLQQQQQAPQPPVYQAPPPVDATFRTSSPAAGGGGGIYAQPKLVNSMSSFRTSSPSPNGHAHPLPPTQPKANPNLIAQLNARLNSKQQHQPQHQQHEGIYGNQHQQQQQQPGGDSIYMRGGLSMSQTPQQQHFDGKSEQQMQHQQHRIYASYGTSSSQVATSVSASVSVSVTGNSSGSNAQPSILTPTSSSSFNALPHFPLSSSTSSLLSKVSSFSNASSSPPTAGGSANNSHYQPPQPPTASSGGTDYGSYSSSFTKNSAAAQMSNMRQVHPHQHQPQQQHYTCPPPLEDPPPPPIYSAGSSATMPKKMARPHAGHAPHASAYAAASATATLPKNIMQQQQQQRLLQQQQAQQQQHQQQQYQQPTGMGNGNGHGHVSHRPQLPLPQQKMRAAQQQQQHLAEQQQQHQPPIPSRHSSVQQKIFVSTNPFIQTTAVKFHSPSASPICGSPGSGSGSMASIYATTARGSHQQHQQQQQQQQHYYRDAAGGNSNGGAGYYNHNAHGHAHAHSNAHAHAHANAHAHAQAHHANYATSTNIEKTGSIRAKTKAEFLENLNAKLAKQGMSGRAFAVRNLINSKALMYQNPQSLSRPSAQYRRPPTYPNTSNTINTINTCDDDQC, from the exons AACACCTCACCATTGTGGGAGGATTTTGTGGCCAAGGCGGGTAAACTCCATACATGCCTGAG GGCCGCCATCCAGGCAATCGCCGCCTATTTGGATGCCTTCCAAAAGATAGCAGATGCGGCGACCAATTCAAGAG GCGCTTCAAAGGAGATCGGCACCGCCCTGACCCGAGTCTGCCTGCGCCACAAGGCGGTGGAGACGCGCCTAAAGACCTTCACCACGGCCATCATGGATTGCCTGGTGCAGCCGCTGCAGGAGAGGATCGAGGACTGGAAGCGGACAGTGGCCACCATCGACAAGGACCATGCCAAAGAGTACAAGCGGTGCCGGAGCGAGCTGAAGAAGCGCTCCAGCGACACGCTGCGCCTCCAGAAGAAGGCCAGGAAGGGCCAGACGGACGGCCTCCAGTCCCTGATGGACTCGCACATGCAGGACGTTACACTCCGGCGGGCCGAGCTGGAGGAGGTGGAGAAGAAGTCCCTGAGGGCGGCCATGGTGGAGGAGAGGCTGCGATATTGCAGCTTCGTTCACATGCTCCAGCCGGTGGTGCACGAGGAGTGCGAGGTCATGTCCGAACTGGGTCACCTCCAG GAGGCGATGCAGTCAATAGCTCTGGTCACCAAGGACCCCAGTGTCCTGCCCCAGGCCTCCGAGGAGCTCATCCACGATGCCAAGGCCAGCATTAACCTGTACCCCGAGTCCCCGGGTGGCGGTTCGGGCTCCCAGGGCGGTGGCTGCTCCAATTCGCTGGGTTCCCGTAAGAGCTCCGTCTGCTccatcagcagcatcaacaGTAGCGGGTCCAGCAATTCGCCGGGCCACCACCACTATCCGCGTTCCCTGTCGCAG tttgtaaCGCCCGCCATTCGCTTGAAACCTGGTGAATCCAGTGATAGTGGCTTTTGCTCATCGCCAGCGCTAACAACACag ACATCGAATGCCACCAACCAGACGGCGAACGTGTCCACCTGGCCGCCGCACACCCAGGACGCTGTGGACAGCCTGCCGCCCACCGCCGACCGGCCGCACACCATTTCGACGGCCTACGAGAAGGGTCACCAGCGCCCGCCGCTGACCGTCTATACGTTCCAGAACCCGGAGACCATACCCGAGTCCACCACTGGCCTCAACAATGGACAGCCGCCAGCCAATGGACAGCCATCCTCGGGCCAGACCACTCCGGCTACCCAGAAGTCTCCGGCTGCCTCCCTCAGCCGGCCACCGCTGCCAGTT CGCTGCTCGTCGTTGGAGCGCCCGCTATCGGCCCAGAGCAACCATCGCCAGGGAAGCGGAAGCAACCTGCTGCAACGGCAGTGCCCCTCACCGATTCCAGCTCATATCACGAAAG AGCTGTCCGCCGCGCATCatgcccagcagcagcagcaccaacagctccagcaacagcagcagccacagccgACACCGCCCACCTACGTCAACATGTCCGAGTTGGCCAACATGGCGGCCATGAAACTGACCAACCACCAGaatcagaaccagaaccagcagcagccgccTCCTTTGAAGCAACAGAGCTCCATCGACTCGATCAGCTCCCAGCATTCCAATGACTCCACCGGTTCGCATCAACTgctccaacagcagcagcagcaccagcacatGCCACAGCAGCCAAACCATCACTCCGCCTCTGCCACAGCCACTCGCTCCCATTCCATATCCTCGACGGCCTCGTCGCTGCACTCGCATCCGTCCATTGACTCGACGGTAGCTTGCGGCTCCCTGGTGGGCCAGCACAACCACAGCACCAGCACCAACACGAACACGACCACCACCTCGCCGTCCAGTGGCTGCTCCACGCCCCAGAACCACTACTCGCCCTTGCTAACCAACTCCCCCACGTCCACTGCCGCAGGTACACCCAGTGGCAGCAGCATCGGCACGGGAGCCGGCCTGGGATTCGTCTATCAGGTCAGCTCCCCCACTCCGCCCTCCAGCGAGGTGCTGAAGATCACCGAGCAGGGTACCGGGTCTGGCCAGGCCTCTGTAAACACCGATGGGGAGGAGGAGACTGACGAGCGATCGCGGGCCTCCGTCCTGCAGAAGGCATCGATGTTTGAGAAGGCGGCAGCTGCGGCTGCCGTGTCGCCACCAGCTCCGGCACCAGTCGCCGCACCAACAGCATCAGTTGTTGGCCCGGCCGGAGGACGTCGCTCCGAGGCGGAGCAGCAGGAAATGG gaggagcaggaggtgGCGGTGGATCCACGCGCATCGCCCGCCGTTCGTCCATCAACCAGGCCAAGCCACCGCCGCCAGTCAGACGCAGCTCATCGGTGACCCCCAGTCCCAATGCCTCGGTTGGG CTGAAGCAACCGCAGCAGCCAGAGCACCTGCAcctgcaccaccaccatcagcAGCTAAGCAGCTCCAGCGAGCACTTGCCACCGCCGCCAGCTTTCCTGCTGGACTCCATGCCGCAAAGCCCGCCACCAGCTGCCATGCCCAGCTCGGCGCTGAAGGTTTCAGAGACGGTGCGAGCCCTGGCGGCCCTGCGCCATCAGCCGGCCTCTCCGGTGGCTTTGAGACgcatgcagcagcagcagcaacatcagcaacaacagcagcagcagcaacaacagcctTTCTTACAG CCCATGCACCCATCCCCCTCGAACGACGATCTAAGCTACGAAGTCTACTACGACTCCTACCTGGATCTGCACGCCTATGCTCCCtcccagcaacagcagtatcaccagcagcagcagcagcatcagcaacacCTCATGTatctgcaacagcaacagcaggcaCCACAGCCGCCTGTGTACCAAGCTCCGCCGCCCGTCGATGCC ACGTTCCGCACCTCATCACCTGCCGCTGGCGGAGGAGGTGGCATTTACGCCCAGCCCAAGCTGGTCAACAGCATGTCCAGCTTCCGCACCAGTAGTCCCAGTCCCAACGGACACGCTCACCCACTGCCACCGACCCAGCCGAAGGCGAACCCGAATCTGATAGCACAGCTCAATGCACGACTCAACAGCAAGCAACAGCACCAGccccagcaccagcaacaCGAGGGAATCTACGGCAaccagcatcagcagcagcaacagcaacctgGAGGCGATTCGATTTATATGCGAGGAGGTTTGTCCATGTCGCAAACGCCTCAGCAGCAACACTTTGACGGTAAATCTGAGCAGCAAATGCAACATCAACAGCATAGAATTTACGCTAGTTATGGCACCTCATCGTCACAAGTCGCCACATCAGTCTCAGCCTCAGTATCAGTATCAGTCACTGGCAACTCATCGGGCAGCAATGCCCAGCCGTCCATTCTAACACcgacctcctcctcctcgttcAACGCCCTGCCCCACTTTCCCCTGTCCTCATCCACATCATCGTTGCTATCCAAAGTCAGTTCATTCTCAAACGCCTCATCCTCGCCGCCAACGGCCGGCGGGTCGGCCAACAATTCGCATTACCAGCCACCCCAGCCGCCCACAGCGTCATCGGGTGGCACAGATTACGGCTCGTACTCAAGTTCGTTTACCAAAAATTCAGCAGCTGCCCAAATGTCGAACATGCGACAAGTCCATCCCCACCAGCAtcagccacagcagcagcactacACATGCCCGCCTCCGTTGGAGGATCCTCCGCCGCCGCCCATTTACTCCGCCGGCTCTTCGGCCACGATGCCCAAGAAGATGGCCCGCCCCCATGCCGGCCATGCGCCGCATGCGAGCGCCTATGCAGCTGCCTCGGCCACGGCCACGCTGCCCAAGAACAtaatgcaacagcagcaacagcaacgtctgctgcagcaacaacaggcgcagcagcagcagcatcagcagcagcaataccAACAGCCAACAGGCATGGGCAATGGGAATGGTCACGGGCATGTAAGTCACCGTCCGCAGTTGCCGCTGCCCCAGCAGAAGATGCGGGctgcccagcagcagcagcaacacttggcggagcagcaacagcagcaccagccGCCCATTCCGTCGCGCCATTCAAGTGTCCAGCAAAAGATATTCGTTTCGACGAATCCATTTATACAAACAACGGCAGTCAAGTTTCACTCGCCATCCGCCTCGCCAATTTGCGGCTCACCGGGATCTGGATCTGGGTCCATGGCCAGCATTTATGCCACAACAGCACGAGGCAGTcaccagcaacatcagcagcagcagcagcaacaacagcattACTATCGCGATGCTGCTGGGGGCAATAGCAATGGCGGTGCTGGATACTACAACCACAATGCCCATGGGCATGCCCACGCCCACTCGAAcgcccatgcccatgcccatgccaatgcccatgcccatgcccagGCACATCATGCAA ACTATGCCACAAGCACAAATATCGAAAAGACTGGCAGCATTCGGGCCAAGACCAAGGCCGAATTCCTCGAGAATCTCAACGCGAAACTGGCCAAGCAGGGAATGTCTGGACGAGCATTCGCCGTGCGCAATCTCATCAACAGCAAGGCCCTG ATGTACCAAAATCCGCAATCTTTATCGCGACCCAGTGCGCAGTATCGTAGACCACCCACCTATCCCAACACCAGCAATACCATCAACACCATCAACACCTGCGATGACGACCAGTGCTAA
- the mim gene encoding mucin-2 isoform X4 — protein MDLSLERDSSALGSLFQQIINDMKNTSPLWEDFVAKAGKLHTCLRAAIQAIAAYLDAFQKIADAATNSRGASKEIGTALTRVCLRHKAVETRLKTFTTAIMDCLVQPLQERIEDWKRTVATIDKDHAKEYKRCRSELKKRSSDTLRLQKKARKGQTDGLQSLMDSHMQDVTLRRAELEEVEKKSLRAAMVEERLRYCSFVHMLQPVVHEECEVMSELGHLQEAMQSIALVTKDPSVLPQASEELIHDAKASINLYPESPGGGSGSQGGGCSNSLGSRKSSVCSISSINSSGSSNSPGHHHYPRSLSQTSNATNQTANVSTWPPHTQDAVDSLPPTADRPHTISTAYEKGHQRPPLTVYTFQNPETIPESTTGLNNGQPPANGQPSSGQTTPATQKSPAASLSRPPLPVRCSSLERPLSAQSNHRQGSGSNLLQRQCPSPIPAHITKELSAAHHAQQQQHQQLQQQQQPQPTPPTYVNMSELANMAAMKLTNHQNQNQNQQQPPPLKQQSSIDSISSQHSNDSTGSHQLLQQQQQHQHMPQQPNHHSASATATRSHSISSTASSLHSHPSIDSTVACGSLVGQHNHSTSTNTNTTTTSPSSGCSTPQNHYSPLLTNSPTSTAAGTPSGSSIGTGAGLGFVYQVSSPTPPSSEVLKITEQGTGSGQASVNTDGEEETDERSRASVLQKASMFEKAAAAAAVSPPAPAPVAAPTASVVGPAGGRRSEAEQQEMDKSFEDSIQALNNLIGELDSFQREIDEGKGKQMMMMTSNNNMSTMTTTSSSSSSTDNNNTPAGNTSTIEPCAISNQTHSSGCGTDISDTTSDELGGDESAEARRRDRDRDRDRDLLGASDSELSRCYVSETSSLTGGMTAGGYENPTFAHFVAASAGREEAGPGDSVSLASDSLCLGQTRHAYVDTCSDNGSGVVVIYDHQIPITPDIEFVKQNSEIVLLRTKDPQPQALQLHEMRELQQLPTNLAGTPDSSPDGQAPPQPSTATVAPAKQRLSSFRATSEQQLQLLGRGSPQRGKTATTEQAQDQHPPPPPPQQQPVDPVKRQLPPKPTSLSLFSGPAPSLAPGDKPLVPRKSDFKADLDAKIRRQKQKVQQQLQQQSPPQQQAPSSATQPQQQQHSPPPPPPQLQSPPNRNCNVTNKPAANVTASASASGSKLNQIHRNPSQNQTAASSNHPNKQYKTPPAACPAYSSSSTSLPSLPLSVSTTSSSANSPPSMLPASARPVHTPPHVHSNANANATANAPANPQSPASAHANVKPCITPRPASLSGGAGGGGGSTRIARRSSINQAKPPPPVRRSSSVTPSPNASVGLKQPQQPEHLHLHHHHQQLSSSSEHLPPPPAFLLDSMPQSPPPAAMPSSALKVSETVRALAALRHQPASPVALRRMQQQQQHQQQQQQQQQQPFLQPMHPSPSNDDLSYEVYYDSYLDLHAYAPSQQQQYHQQQQQHQQHLMYLQQQQQAPQPPVYQAPPPVDATFRTSSPAAGGGGGIYAQPKLVNSMSSFRTSSPSPNGHAHPLPPTQPKANPNLIAQLNARLNSKQQHQPQHQQHEGIYGNQHQQQQQQPGGDSIYMRGGLSMSQTPQQQHFDGKSEQQMQHQQHRIYASYGTSSSQVATSVSASVSVSVTGNSSGSNAQPSILTPTSSSSFNALPHFPLSSSTSSLLSKVSSFSNASSSPPTAGGSANNSHYQPPQPPTASSGGTDYGSYSSSFTKNSAAAQMSNMRQVHPHQHQPQQQHYTCPPPLEDPPPPPIYSAGSSATMPKKMARPHAGHAPHASAYAAASATATLPKNIMQQQQQQRLLQQQQAQQQQHQQQQYQQPTGMGNGNGHGHVSHRPQLPLPQQKMRAAQQQQQHLAEQQQQHQPPIPSRHSSVQQKIFVSTNPFIQTTAVKFHSPSASPICGSPGSGSGSMASIYATTARGSHQQHQQQQQQQQHYYRDAAGGNSNGGAGYYNHNAHGHAHAHSNAHAHAHANAHAHAQAHHANYATSTNIEKTGSIRAKTKAEFLENLNAKLAKQGMSGRAFAVRNLINSKALMYQNPQSLSRPSAQYRRPPTYPNTSNTINTINTCDDDQC, from the exons AACACCTCACCATTGTGGGAGGATTTTGTGGCCAAGGCGGGTAAACTCCATACATGCCTGAG GGCCGCCATCCAGGCAATCGCCGCCTATTTGGATGCCTTCCAAAAGATAGCAGATGCGGCGACCAATTCAAGAG GCGCTTCAAAGGAGATCGGCACCGCCCTGACCCGAGTCTGCCTGCGCCACAAGGCGGTGGAGACGCGCCTAAAGACCTTCACCACGGCCATCATGGATTGCCTGGTGCAGCCGCTGCAGGAGAGGATCGAGGACTGGAAGCGGACAGTGGCCACCATCGACAAGGACCATGCCAAAGAGTACAAGCGGTGCCGGAGCGAGCTGAAGAAGCGCTCCAGCGACACGCTGCGCCTCCAGAAGAAGGCCAGGAAGGGCCAGACGGACGGCCTCCAGTCCCTGATGGACTCGCACATGCAGGACGTTACACTCCGGCGGGCCGAGCTGGAGGAGGTGGAGAAGAAGTCCCTGAGGGCGGCCATGGTGGAGGAGAGGCTGCGATATTGCAGCTTCGTTCACATGCTCCAGCCGGTGGTGCACGAGGAGTGCGAGGTCATGTCCGAACTGGGTCACCTCCAG GAGGCGATGCAGTCAATAGCTCTGGTCACCAAGGACCCCAGTGTCCTGCCCCAGGCCTCCGAGGAGCTCATCCACGATGCCAAGGCCAGCATTAACCTGTACCCCGAGTCCCCGGGTGGCGGTTCGGGCTCCCAGGGCGGTGGCTGCTCCAATTCGCTGGGTTCCCGTAAGAGCTCCGTCTGCTccatcagcagcatcaacaGTAGCGGGTCCAGCAATTCGCCGGGCCACCACCACTATCCGCGTTCCCTGTCGCAG ACATCGAATGCCACCAACCAGACGGCGAACGTGTCCACCTGGCCGCCGCACACCCAGGACGCTGTGGACAGCCTGCCGCCCACCGCCGACCGGCCGCACACCATTTCGACGGCCTACGAGAAGGGTCACCAGCGCCCGCCGCTGACCGTCTATACGTTCCAGAACCCGGAGACCATACCCGAGTCCACCACTGGCCTCAACAATGGACAGCCGCCAGCCAATGGACAGCCATCCTCGGGCCAGACCACTCCGGCTACCCAGAAGTCTCCGGCTGCCTCCCTCAGCCGGCCACCGCTGCCAGTT CGCTGCTCGTCGTTGGAGCGCCCGCTATCGGCCCAGAGCAACCATCGCCAGGGAAGCGGAAGCAACCTGCTGCAACGGCAGTGCCCCTCACCGATTCCAGCTCATATCACGAAAG AGCTGTCCGCCGCGCATCatgcccagcagcagcagcaccaacagctccagcaacagcagcagccacagccgACACCGCCCACCTACGTCAACATGTCCGAGTTGGCCAACATGGCGGCCATGAAACTGACCAACCACCAGaatcagaaccagaaccagcagcagccgccTCCTTTGAAGCAACAGAGCTCCATCGACTCGATCAGCTCCCAGCATTCCAATGACTCCACCGGTTCGCATCAACTgctccaacagcagcagcagcaccagcacatGCCACAGCAGCCAAACCATCACTCCGCCTCTGCCACAGCCACTCGCTCCCATTCCATATCCTCGACGGCCTCGTCGCTGCACTCGCATCCGTCCATTGACTCGACGGTAGCTTGCGGCTCCCTGGTGGGCCAGCACAACCACAGCACCAGCACCAACACGAACACGACCACCACCTCGCCGTCCAGTGGCTGCTCCACGCCCCAGAACCACTACTCGCCCTTGCTAACCAACTCCCCCACGTCCACTGCCGCAGGTACACCCAGTGGCAGCAGCATCGGCACGGGAGCCGGCCTGGGATTCGTCTATCAGGTCAGCTCCCCCACTCCGCCCTCCAGCGAGGTGCTGAAGATCACCGAGCAGGGTACCGGGTCTGGCCAGGCCTCTGTAAACACCGATGGGGAGGAGGAGACTGACGAGCGATCGCGGGCCTCCGTCCTGCAGAAGGCATCGATGTTTGAGAAGGCGGCAGCTGCGGCTGCCGTGTCGCCACCAGCTCCGGCACCAGTCGCCGCACCAACAGCATCAGTTGTTGGCCCGGCCGGAGGACGTCGCTCCGAGGCGGAGCAGCAGGAAATGG ACAAGTCTTTCGAAGATTCAATCCAAGcactaaataatttaattggcgAACTAGACTCGTTCCAACGCGAGATCGATGAGGGCAAGGGCAAgcagatgatgatgatgaccagcaacaacaatatgtCCACCATGACGACGACGAGCAgttccagcagcagcaccgacaacaacaacaccccCGCCGGCAACACCAGCACCATCGAGCCGTGTGCCATCAGCAATCAGACGCACTCGAGCGGCTGCGGCACGGACATCTCGGACACCACCTCCGACGAGCTGGGCGGCGACGAGAGTGCGGAGGCGCGGCGACGGGACAGGGATCGTGACCGGGACCGGGACCTGCTGGGAGCCAGCGATTCGGAGCTGAGTCGTTGCTATGTGAGCGAGACGAGTTCGCTGACCGGCGGGATGACGGCCGGCGGCTACGAGAATCCCACGTTTGCGCACTTTGTGGCGGCCAGTGCCGGTCGAGAGGAGGCAGGTCCGGGCGACAGTGTCTCCCTGGCGTCGGACAGCCTGTGCCTGGGGCAGACGCGCCACGCCTACGTGGACACCTGCAGCGACAACGGCAGTGGTGTGGTGGTCATCTACGACCACCAGATTCCCATTACGCCGGACATCGAGTTTGTGAAGCAGAACTCGGAGATAGTGCTGCTGCGCACCAAGGATCCCCAGCCGCAGGCGCTGCAGCTGCACGAGATGCGCGAGTTGCAGCAGCTGCCGACGAACCTGGCTGGGACGCCGGACTCCTCGCCGGACGGTCAGGCGCCGCCGCAGCCGTCCACAGCAACCGTGGCGCCCGCCAAGCAGCGACTCTCCTCCTTCCGCGCCACCAGcgagcagcagctgcagctcctTGGACGCGGCAGCCCCCAAAGAGGTAAAACAGCCACCACTGAGCAGGCACAGGACCAgcacccaccaccaccaccaccccagCAGCAGCCAGTAGATCCTGTCAAGCGCCAGCTGCCGCCCAAGCCGACCAGCCTGAGCCTTTTCAGTGGCCCAGCGCCCAGCCTGGCGCCTGGCGACAAGCCCCTGGTGCCTCGAAAGTCAGACTTTAAGGCCGACCTTGATGCCAAGATCCGCAGACAGAAGCAGAAAGTCCAACAGCAATTGCAGCAGCAATCGCCGCCTCAGCAGCAAGCTCCTTCCTCCGCCACACaaccgcaacaacaacaacactcaccaccgccaccaccaccacaactaCAGTCGCCCCCAAACCGAAACTGTAATGTCACTAATAAGCCAGCCGCCAATGTTACTGCATCCGCATCTGCATCTGGGTCGAAACTGAACCAAATTCATAGAAATCCAAGCCAAAATCAGACAGCTGCATCATCCAATCATCCAAATAAGCAATATAAGACGCCCCCCGCCGCCTGCCCGGCATACTCATCTTCATCGACATCGCTACCATCATTGCCATTATCAGTCAGCACCACCTCATCATCAGCCAACTCTCCGCCATCGATGTTGCCCGCCAGTGCCCGACCAGTCCATACGCCACCACATGTACACTCCAATGCCAATGCCAATGCCACTGCCAATGCCCCAGCCAATCCTCAAAGCCCGGCTAGTGCCCATGCCAATGTCAAGCCGTGCATTACGCCCAGGCCGGCTTCGTTGTCGG gaggagcaggaggtgGCGGTGGATCCACGCGCATCGCCCGCCGTTCGTCCATCAACCAGGCCAAGCCACCGCCGCCAGTCAGACGCAGCTCATCGGTGACCCCCAGTCCCAATGCCTCGGTTGGG CTGAAGCAACCGCAGCAGCCAGAGCACCTGCAcctgcaccaccaccatcagcAGCTAAGCAGCTCCAGCGAGCACTTGCCACCGCCGCCAGCTTTCCTGCTGGACTCCATGCCGCAAAGCCCGCCACCAGCTGCCATGCCCAGCTCGGCGCTGAAGGTTTCAGAGACGGTGCGAGCCCTGGCGGCCCTGCGCCATCAGCCGGCCTCTCCGGTGGCTTTGAGACgcatgcagcagcagcagcaacatcagcaacaacagcagcagcagcaacaacagcctTTCTTACAG CCCATGCACCCATCCCCCTCGAACGACGATCTAAGCTACGAAGTCTACTACGACTCCTACCTGGATCTGCACGCCTATGCTCCCtcccagcaacagcagtatcaccagcagcagcagcagcatcagcaacacCTCATGTatctgcaacagcaacagcaggcaCCACAGCCGCCTGTGTACCAAGCTCCGCCGCCCGTCGATGCC ACGTTCCGCACCTCATCACCTGCCGCTGGCGGAGGAGGTGGCATTTACGCCCAGCCCAAGCTGGTCAACAGCATGTCCAGCTTCCGCACCAGTAGTCCCAGTCCCAACGGACACGCTCACCCACTGCCACCGACCCAGCCGAAGGCGAACCCGAATCTGATAGCACAGCTCAATGCACGACTCAACAGCAAGCAACAGCACCAGccccagcaccagcaacaCGAGGGAATCTACGGCAaccagcatcagcagcagcaacagcaacctgGAGGCGATTCGATTTATATGCGAGGAGGTTTGTCCATGTCGCAAACGCCTCAGCAGCAACACTTTGACGGTAAATCTGAGCAGCAAATGCAACATCAACAGCATAGAATTTACGCTAGTTATGGCACCTCATCGTCACAAGTCGCCACATCAGTCTCAGCCTCAGTATCAGTATCAGTCACTGGCAACTCATCGGGCAGCAATGCCCAGCCGTCCATTCTAACACcgacctcctcctcctcgttcAACGCCCTGCCCCACTTTCCCCTGTCCTCATCCACATCATCGTTGCTATCCAAAGTCAGTTCATTCTCAAACGCCTCATCCTCGCCGCCAACGGCCGGCGGGTCGGCCAACAATTCGCATTACCAGCCACCCCAGCCGCCCACAGCGTCATCGGGTGGCACAGATTACGGCTCGTACTCAAGTTCGTTTACCAAAAATTCAGCAGCTGCCCAAATGTCGAACATGCGACAAGTCCATCCCCACCAGCAtcagccacagcagcagcactacACATGCCCGCCTCCGTTGGAGGATCCTCCGCCGCCGCCCATTTACTCCGCCGGCTCTTCGGCCACGATGCCCAAGAAGATGGCCCGCCCCCATGCCGGCCATGCGCCGCATGCGAGCGCCTATGCAGCTGCCTCGGCCACGGCCACGCTGCCCAAGAACAtaatgcaacagcagcaacagcaacgtctgctgcagcaacaacaggcgcagcagcagcagcatcagcagcagcaataccAACAGCCAACAGGCATGGGCAATGGGAATGGTCACGGGCATGTAAGTCACCGTCCGCAGTTGCCGCTGCCCCAGCAGAAGATGCGGGctgcccagcagcagcagcaacacttggcggagcagcaacagcagcaccagccGCCCATTCCGTCGCGCCATTCAAGTGTCCAGCAAAAGATATTCGTTTCGACGAATCCATTTATACAAACAACGGCAGTCAAGTTTCACTCGCCATCCGCCTCGCCAATTTGCGGCTCACCGGGATCTGGATCTGGGTCCATGGCCAGCATTTATGCCACAACAGCACGAGGCAGTcaccagcaacatcagcagcagcagcagcaacaacagcattACTATCGCGATGCTGCTGGGGGCAATAGCAATGGCGGTGCTGGATACTACAACCACAATGCCCATGGGCATGCCCACGCCCACTCGAAcgcccatgcccatgcccatgccaatgcccatgcccatgcccagGCACATCATGCAA ACTATGCCACAAGCACAAATATCGAAAAGACTGGCAGCATTCGGGCCAAGACCAAGGCCGAATTCCTCGAGAATCTCAACGCGAAACTGGCCAAGCAGGGAATGTCTGGACGAGCATTCGCCGTGCGCAATCTCATCAACAGCAAGGCCCTG ATGTACCAAAATCCGCAATCTTTATCGCGACCCAGTGCGCAGTATCGTAGACCACCCACCTATCCCAACACCAGCAATACCATCAACACCATCAACACCTGCGATGACGACCAGTGCTAA